The sequence below is a genomic window from Humulus lupulus chromosome 3, drHumLupu1.1, whole genome shotgun sequence.
TTTCCTCAATAAGACAATTTGTTGATTTTTCATGAATCTTTCAAAACATTCGTGGTTAGTTATAAATCAATGGTGACTAAACAACTTTAATAGAATAAAGTTTAAACTTTTAATCGAACATGCactttaataaataataaatatatttttttctgcaataataacttcattaaaaataatcaataaacaaaATGTATTACATCGAGGAGGACAATCGTTTTCTAAAAATACAAGATTTTCATTTACCTAAAGAACATGCATAATAATCCATGaacaataataaatatatttttggttGAATAAATTTCTCCATATATTTTGACCTCTTGTAAATTTATGAttcttattaataaaaatattggTCTTTGGTaatattttttaaacaaacaAAGTTTAAACTTATGCCATAGATATATAGtctaggaaaaaaaaaaaaatagaaaataatttttttaattaaagttatattaaaaaaataaagtatgtAACATTTGTGAATAACATATTGACCCACCAATTTTGTTTAAGgtataatattttcattaaacATTCTAGGGTTTCAACATTTTATTAGTAACATAATTTATCATACCTTGACAAAGTTTTTGTttatttctgattttttttttcatttttaagctATTGTTGGAAAGTAGGATAGAATAATATTATCATgtaattttattataaaattagaaatgataattaaaaaattaatccaataatttaattaatcccAATAGTATGAGATAACTTAATCCTGTTGAAAAACTAAGAATATTTTCATCTCATCCAATTTCCATCTACATGTATTTCaatgataagaaaaaaaaatacaactttgTTTTCAATTTGTTTTCTCATACTTTGTTGTCGACAAATGGTCAACTCATATATTCttctatatttttaattaaattcattACATATTAAAATCAATGATGTATACATTATAGTATAAAACATGTCAATGATTCTTAATTCTATTTACAATATAAATTCTCAATCCAACATAGCTTACCAGAAAAAATACTCTTGGTGACTGCACAATGCCTTAAGTTTGATCTTAATCTGCAATGTTCTTCCTTAATATACATATGAACTATGTTCTTAGCATTATTGTCTCCTTGATAAATTTGTTTGTGCAAAGAATGAATCTAGGCATAATGTGCATTAATAACTTCATTTGTAAATTATATACTTTCCTAAAACTTGAAAGTTGCTATGCACTTTTGTTTTCTTATAAATAAAGTTGCTATGCACTTTCTTTATACTTTTCTCTTGTAATATCATCATTTAATTTGAAAGATAATAAATAACATTGAATAGTATAAAAATTAGAGAATTATAGCCATATAATTTCATATCTTAATTTTGATTTTGAGTCTCacttcttatgtatgtattctcAATATTATACTGTATAATTACTTTTCAAAACATGTAagaatttaaaaaagaaaaaggaaaaaaaaagaaagaaagaaggagaaaggGTAACTACTAACTTTTAAGTTTGAATACCATATTTCTTATTTTAACCTTTGCATATCATATCATATTACTATATTAGCATATATAAAGACCAATCCATAGAAGTTTGAATAGGTGAAACAAAAATAATGGGAGAGAGATTGTTTTGGAtaagcaaataaaaataaaagactaTTGtctacaaatataataaaaacaaaAGAATAGAATAAAGGGTATAACCACAATAGTGAAgacaataaaaaagaaaaaagaaaaaggaaattaaaaaaaaagaaaaaaaataagaagaattgagaatttgttaagacatggtatattatatatatattttggcttGAAGCATTTATCTCTctccaattttttttcttattttaaagTGACAACAACATTTTTGATAGATACCCATTTGTAgctctctctttctttttctctctcacaATTGTAGggctttctctctcctctctcctctccctttctctccctctctctcctctctcttctctctttctctctcaggtttctctctcctctctctccaGAAGGGCAAAACCCTAAAGAGCCGTTTACACCCACCCAAGTAAGTTTTCTCTCtcatccctctctctctctctctctgtctcatctttctctatctctctttctttctctctctctatctatccatcttcctctttctctttctctttctttagTTTTGAATATATGGGTCCTTGTACTGCTAAACCTGTCATTTGCATTTCCATATTTCTATTTATAAGCTGAGATTCAAGTTTAAATTTGTTTTATTTCTCTTTGTTTCTCTTGTTTTGTCTCAGATCTGAGATTTGAGATTCTCAGATCGAATATTGGATTTTGGAGCCCTAATATGCTCAATTACTGGTTCATGGAAATGTAGATCTGGGTTTAGCTTCAATTGATTTGCAGTGAAAATGTGGGAAATGTTTGCTGTAGTTTCCACTCCGTTGTTTGGGGATTGGGAGAGTTTCCATTTCTAGTCTCCTCAAATCGAGTTTGatttatatttgggatttaataaatttttaatataatttcgaatcTGAGAAGTACTAATTTTGAAAAAGTTTCAATTTTTGCTTTCATTTTCTCCGGGGCCAAGCTAGATCCGTTTGGGTTGCTCTATTTGTGTTAGACTGTGTAGTTTGGTCCTTGATTTGTTTCTTGTTATTGATGTTTTTGGTTGGCCTTTTCACGGTCTTGAAGGGGGGTTACATTGTACAATGCACCATTTTCATttgtattattcaaataattttattaaatagtCAATTCAAAACCTGACATGTACAACTTTTCATTGTCTGCTGTATTTCTAGCTCTAATGGATGATGATGCGTTGAACATGCGTAACTGGGGTTACTATGAACCATCTTTCAAAGGCCATCTTGGCCTGCAGCTCATGTCAAGCATGGCAGAGCAGCGTGATACCAAAGCATTTCTACCTGGACGTGATCCTACAACCGTTATGGTCAGCTCCAATGGCACCTTTCATACCAATCATCCCAGGGATTGTGTTGTATCCGATGCTCCTGTCCCAATGAACTATGTAAGGGACAGTTGGGTGAATCAGAGAGACAAGTTTTTGAACATGTTGCCTCCAAATACCAACTATGGTGTTCTTCCGGAAACATCTGGAGCTCACTCGTTGCAGATGTTGCAGCCACCTGAGGCTGCACCAAGGGATGAGAGGGTGGTGGGTAGAATTGAAGAGCCTGTTGTTAATAAGGAAAGTGGCCCCTCAAAGAAAAGACAGGGTGGTGGGGGTGCCCCTAAAGCCCCAAAAGTGAAGAAGCCAAGGAAACCAAAGGAAAATAACAACTCTGCTCTTGTTCGTGTTAAGCCTGCAAAGAAGAGTATGGATGTTGTCATCAATGGCATTGATATGGACATTTCTGGAATCCCAATTCCAGTTTGCTCCTGCACTGGAACTCCACAACAGTGTTATCGATGGGGTTGCGGTGGCTGGCAATCTGCTTGTTGTACAACAAATGTGTCTGTGTATCCTTTGCCAATGAGCACTAAAAGGCGTGGTGCTAGGATAGCTGGAAGAAAAATGAGCCAAGGTGCTTTCAAGAAGGTATTGGAGAAACTTGCAGCAGAAGGTTATAATTTTGCCAATCCAATTGATTTGAGGGCTTATTGGGCGAGGCATGGTACCAACAAGTTTGTCACCATCAGGTAGATTTACTTTGTTGGTGTCGTCAGTGGGACTCAATTGCATCTGGTATGCTTCACCTGTATATATATCTATGGCCTCTTGCAGAGATCTTTATGCTCTTCTTTGTAGTTGTTGGATTTTCGATGTTGACTGATGATACTTGTTGTATTTGGAATTGTTGTTAAATTTTCCATTCGGCATATGATAAGGGCTGATTTTTTTGGCCACTAAGACTTTATGTGGATGAGTTGTCTTTTACTGGATCGATTCTGGATATTATCGattctttttttaatttaattcgGTCAAAATTAACAATTCAATGTTTTCTTGCTGTCTTGTAATAATGTTGTACTGTTGCTAGTTTTCCCTCCTGCTGTTTGAACAGCAGCCTTATTGTCGGCTATTTGCCTCTAacccaagaaaaaaaaatgtctcAACTTTTGACTAACACCTGCGCAAATCAATAATTTACAATCAATATTATTGTGTTGTTTATGAAGTGATTTTGTTTTAGCAACTAAAGTTTGTGTCACTTGGTTTTCTGTTTATTTGAAGGAAGGGTCTCTCACAGTTTGTGTTGTGAAATCTGTGGTTTTTTGTTGTGCATGCTAGTCTTGGCTACTATAGAAATCTGTGTGTATCTTTTGTTATTCTATATATGTATTTCCCTAGTGCTTTTGCCTCTCATCTTAGCAGAGATGGCTTTTCTTAATTATGAAGCTTTAGGCTGGCTTTTGGTTTTCATTTTTTGTGTCTTTATCACCTTAGTCATATGAAAGTAAATTTCAAACACCCCTACATTgttatagttgtaattttttgttttctaTAATAAGACAATTATTGCTAGAGTTTATGCTTTTATTTACTTGCAAGTTTTTCCTAAAGATTTTGATTAGGGCATGCCTGATGTAGCATACAAAAATTAGAACGATAGTATGGTATAGCTTAGGAGAAAGTTTGCAATTTTGAGGAATTAGGTTCAGAATGTAGTGACAGATGTGTGAACGTAAGATATGATATTGATGTTGGGTAGATTGTTGGTACAAAAGAATCATATGGGAAAAAGATATGGGTGGTTAGATGACATGGTTGAGAAGGAAGTTGATGTAAAATAGTTTTTTGGTGTTCATTTGTAGCTTACCTTTACCATATCTGCCTTTTTTTATGTTGCAAGGTATGGTGTCAATTGGGAGATATTATAGGATTCTAATGGACTATGTTTTAGCAGTATAGAGTACATGAATATAATATGGTGTATAGCATGCATAACCATAATGCAAAGACAATTGCCTGCATTCTTGCTTGATTAGATTCGAAAAGCAGGGTGAAGAATATTTGACCTAAATTTAGACATTTTATGTGTAGGCTATTTATTAGATTGATATGTTTCTATGATTACTTTAGATTACATGCTCTATGTGAGCTCTGTTTCTCTTTGCATAGTCCATACTCCATATGCTGGAAGTTGCAGAACTGAATTGACTGAACTCTTGGATGTGAAGGGAAATTTTTGTGGATTGTCAGGACTATACATGgttatgtgatcattgtttttgTGGGCTATCTATTATTAAGTACTAAGGTTGTTTGAGGCTACAATTAGGTATTGCAAGGACAATATGGACTGAACTAAACTTTATCTGTTTATTTTTAACATGATATTATTAATCACATGCCTTTGTCGTTTTATTGTCCCAGCTGATGTTTCTTTGTTTGATTATTAATCAGTAATGAAATGCTAGACAACTGGGAGATAAGATGTGATTGTTTTTGCATTGTTTTAAATACATGTGTATATTGTCTGCAACTTTAGCTTGAACTAATCCAATGTGAAAATGACCCAAAACATCTTTATTTTATGAGTGACCCTGATAAGATAGATCTAGGCCATCTCATTGGCATTCTTGAGCTCTTTTCAAGCATGTGGATGTGGGTACATTTTATTCAGATTGGAATCTTGGCCTGTTCAAGTTGCTAAATGTCATGTGTGCCTTGGCTGGCTATACTTTGAATCGAATTCTGCAGCGTCTTGAGTTTTGTTGGATGTTGGCATAGTAGTGCTGCTAGTGTTATGCGCCGTGGCATATTCCAGGTTGCTTTGTGATTTTGTCTTGGATAGATAGTTTTAACACGGCAACATGAAGAATGAGTTTAGCAATGTTTTTGGTTGTGTATTGTTTGACTGGTGCTGCTCGTTTGATAGGGAAATGGACTCGATTATGAGTACTTTATACCAAAATGACTTtttaaagagtttttcatcaaaTTGATTTTCTTCATTTGTCATAGTACCACTTAATTTTCTCTTAGGAATATGATATTGCGGCGTTAATTGACTAGTATGAACCCTGTTTGTTGTTTtacattaaattttattttagcatattttttcttcaatgcaaacatgtttgtaattttagttcaaCCAAATCGTCTAGTACATTGAAGAGATGTACATTATTTTGGTAAATCGACATTCATAATTaactattaagaaataaaaagtaaaaattttgTGCTAAAATGATTTAGTAAAagccaaaaagaaaaatatttagtTTATCAATTTTgagaacaattttttttaaaatattataatttaaaaattgattttgattctaataagattttttttcaatttttaattaattatatttatatatattttttcatattttgagttaaaaaataaattaaaaaaattgtgattagaatttttattcttaaaaatttattattttttaaggttccaatgttattttaattttttttaaaacaataattATTCATAGAGGTGAAATTTATTTTTTGATATACTAAAATTGTTTAGGTGTGTAAAAAGAAGTTTAAAAATTATGAGGGGTTGGTTTAGAAATgatagaaaaaaatgtatgtatATTGAATCACCTTAGAATTAATTGTTAAATATTCTTCCAAAACAAAGGACCATTAATTAAGCAAATCTTAGATTATTTTGGACATAGCACCTTGAACAATCTCGAATGACATCACTAATCCTAATAAACTCATTAACCTCTACAATCACAACATTCATATTAAATAAGAACGATTATTTAAAGGTCAAGAACTACCATTATGTGTAGGTTAATATTGTGGTGTCACTATAAGAAAACAAGTTTTCTTTGAATTTCgctaatcataacataaaagacTTTATCTACTTCCAAGCCTTTGCATCTAATAATTAAAACacgttaaatatcctattttcaGCCTAATAATTTAAAACTTTGTTTCGAGTTTCAATTTTGGGTAAGAAAATTTTTGTGAGGAAGAAATTTTGTCGTTCCCCAAGTGTCTTCTTGTAATGGATCTCTCATCTATACACTGAGAAATTTTGTTTACTTAATCTACAATTTTGTTTCTTTAATTTAAGTAGAAATTTCAGTAGAATCTCCCAATAGTTTTTCAAAGTATGTAAATTATATTGAATATATAGCACACCCCTAAAAGAATAATAATAGATACTTTGCCAAAAAAATCTATGAAatgataaataaattaaatatagcTAGCAATAGTAAAGAGCATTAATAAAATGTCCAAAATAGGTAACAATTTGAAAATCAAGAAAGAGTCCATTTAGATTCACCCATCTTAAAAATCTTAAACTTCAAACACTGAAAGTTGAAAATTTGATTTCTTAACTATatattcataattcattattcaGGTTGCTCTCAAATATCATGAGCATGCAACATTCACATATCCAAGAGTACGGTTATGTTATATAATTGATGTAATATTATGAGTTGCTTGGATTTGTATTTTCATTGTCAATGTATTATGGTACTTTGGCAAAATtgcatattttttaaagttattttgtacTTTGGcctatttttaataatatttttacaaaataatatctcataatttagacagctagtcgaaaatttagatatgtgatcgaaaaattcaaacaaccAGTCGAAAATATTAGACatttggtcgaaaaatttagacaactaatcaaattttagacagatgttattttgcaaaaaaattatcaaaagtaagtCAAATTactataaaaaaatatcattttcataaATTTCTGATGTATTCTTTGTAGCATTGTcagtaattttataaataaaataaaaataaaaataattcatgcTTATATATGTTAATCAACTGAATGAGCTCTTTAATACTCTATAAAATTCTAAAGAGAACACTTGCGAAATGAACAAAAAGAAGCCGACTACAATAATGTTAAACGTGCGTGATATATATAAAGGGTACCACTTCGGTGCAGCCACTGTCTCGCTACTTACTTTTTTTTCCCAATTTCTTTTTATGACAGTGTGCATTGTTGTCATTTAagatatcctgcaaattttcaaaaaaatccgAATAGTTTACGGTGCCGAAAACAAGGTTGTTGCACGCGTGTCTATTTTTTGTATGCATGTGTAAAATTCAactgtttgaaccttgttttcgtaactgtaaactattcagaattttttgaaaatttgcaggatgtatAAGACTTTACTGAATGAATGAAAAACACATAtgaaagaagagaaaaatgaATAGCTCAACCATAAATGTTGAGATTATTTAGCTATATATATTGATGAAGATGAGTTAGCTAAGCTGTTACAAAACAGTTACAACAAAGACTATGACACAAAACAGAGTAACTGAATGAGTTATTACAAGAACCGAATTGGTTATTTAACTAAACTTCGAAGAGAGTAAATGAGCTGTTAAGTAACAGCTGTA
It includes:
- the LOC133824348 gene encoding protein BASIC PENTACYSTEINE2-like isoform X1; translation: MYNFSLSAVFLALMDDDALNMRNWGYYEPSFKGHLGLQLMSSMAEQRDTKAFLPGRDPTTVMVSSNGTFHTNHPRDCVVSDAPVPMNYVRDSWVNQRDKFLNMLPPNTNYGVLPETSGAHSLQMLQPPEAAPRDERVVGRIEEPVVNKESGPSKKRQGGGGAPKAPKVKKPRKPKENNNSALVRVKPAKKSMDVVINGIDMDISGIPIPVCSCTGTPQQCYRWGCGGWQSACCTTNVSVYPLPMSTKRRGARIAGRKMSQGAFKKVLEKLAAEGYNFANPIDLRAYWARHGTNKFVTIR
- the LOC133824348 gene encoding protein BASIC PENTACYSTEINE2-like isoform X2, producing the protein MDDDALNMRNWGYYEPSFKGHLGLQLMSSMAEQRDTKAFLPGRDPTTVMVSSNGTFHTNHPRDCVVSDAPVPMNYVRDSWVNQRDKFLNMLPPNTNYGVLPETSGAHSLQMLQPPEAAPRDERVVGRIEEPVVNKESGPSKKRQGGGGAPKAPKVKKPRKPKENNNSALVRVKPAKKSMDVVINGIDMDISGIPIPVCSCTGTPQQCYRWGCGGWQSACCTTNVSVYPLPMSTKRRGARIAGRKMSQGAFKKVLEKLAAEGYNFANPIDLRAYWARHGTNKFVTIR